Proteins encoded together in one Candidatus Peregrinibacteria bacterium window:
- a CDS encoding anthranilate synthase component I family protein → MTVYKKIQYGLVEGVHEIPCQRANKLFQGIYQDYKYKFLFESKDISPIYGRLSLLGVDPALRITGKDDHFEIEALNPRGKYFLKQINKKDLQICDFYKKTASKISGKIKCVHTNCEESQRSKQKNISQIIRSILRKFKLEDRSYLGLYGAFSYDFVRLFEDISEKNPKNEVNDFDLFLYDTFIFFDHLKDRSEVIVFRQSKKEAEGAVKALLKKITKKQEKEIKYSITDPNLTLSKNEYKKLVEIAQKYSKEGELFEVVFANILKAHFAGEPYALYLRYSEVNPSPYLFFFDFGQEQLVGASPEMMVRTEHGQVHMRPISGTARRGNDPIEDHENMLSLLSDSKERAELDMLIDLGRNDLSRVCKPGVTISDYRFVEKYSRVMHTVAHLTGELNEDCTALDALIACLNAGTLTGTPKVAAMNAIEKHEKERRGFYGGVIGYLTFSGEMDSGIIIRTAHIRGEELRFQVGATLLYRSVPEKEFQETMHKAEAFIDTFANPIIT, encoded by the coding sequence ATGACTGTTTACAAGAAAATACAATACGGACTGGTCGAGGGAGTACATGAGATTCCTTGCCAAAGAGCAAATAAATTATTTCAAGGGATTTATCAAGATTACAAATATAAATTTTTATTTGAGTCAAAAGATATTTCGCCGATTTATGGACGTCTCAGTTTACTTGGAGTTGATCCAGCTTTACGCATAACTGGAAAGGATGATCACTTTGAAATAGAAGCTCTCAATCCTCGTGGGAAATACTTTCTCAAACAAATTAACAAGAAAGATCTACAGATCTGTGATTTTTACAAAAAAACAGCATCAAAAATCTCTGGCAAAATCAAATGTGTGCATACAAATTGTGAGGAATCGCAGAGGTCAAAACAAAAGAATATTTCGCAAATCATTCGGTCTATTCTAAGAAAATTCAAACTAGAAGATCGTAGCTATCTTGGGCTATATGGGGCATTCAGTTACGATTTTGTTAGACTTTTCGAAGACATCTCAGAGAAAAATCCGAAAAACGAAGTCAACGATTTTGATCTTTTCTTATATGATACTTTTATCTTTTTCGATCACTTAAAAGATCGTTCAGAAGTTATAGTTTTCAGACAATCTAAAAAGGAAGCAGAGGGGGCTGTGAAAGCACTGCTTAAAAAGATCACAAAAAAACAAGAAAAAGAAATCAAATACAGTATTACAGATCCAAATCTCACGCTCTCAAAAAATGAATATAAGAAATTAGTTGAAATCGCTCAGAAATATTCCAAAGAAGGAGAACTGTTTGAGGTGGTATTTGCAAATATTTTAAAAGCTCATTTCGCAGGGGAGCCATACGCACTCTATTTGAGATACAGCGAAGTAAATCCATCTCCTTATTTGTTCTTTTTCGATTTTGGGCAGGAGCAGTTGGTTGGTGCTTCACCAGAGATGATGGTGCGCACAGAGCACGGGCAGGTACATATGCGTCCTATTTCTGGTACAGCGCGGCGTGGAAACGATCCAATAGAAGATCACGAAAATATGTTAAGTCTGCTTTCAGATAGCAAGGAACGTGCAGAGCTGGATATGCTTATAGATCTTGGGAGGAATGATCTAAGTCGTGTTTGTAAACCTGGGGTTACAATTAGTGATTATCGTTTTGTAGAAAAATATTCGAGGGTGATGCACACAGTAGCCCACCTTACTGGTGAGCTAAATGAAGATTGTACAGCTCTCGATGCTTTGATAGCTTGCTTGAATGCAGGGACCTTAACCGGAACTCCAAAAGTTGCTGCAATGAATGCTATAGAAAAGCATGAAAAAGAAAGGAGAGGCTTCTATGGTGGTGTGATTGGCTATCTCACATTTTCAGGGGAAATGGATAGTGGGATAATAATTCGGACGGCTCATATTCGTGGAGAGGAGCTTCGATTCCAAGTCGGCGCGACCTTGTTATACCGTTCAGTCCCTGAGAAAGAATTTCAGGAAACTATGCATAAAGCAGAGGCTTTTATCGATACATTTGCTAATCCAATAATAACATGA
- a CDS encoding Trp family transcriptional regulator — MSSYYYNRTLIMSKKHENELAEALTEISDLQVAKDFLSNMFTPNELEELALRLQILKSLKAGVPQREIVKNLNVSIGTVSRGSREVKYGKSKFIQQL; from the coding sequence ATGTCATCGTACTATTACAATAGAACATTGATTATGAGTAAGAAACATGAAAATGAATTGGCGGAAGCTCTGACGGAGATCAGTGATCTGCAAGTGGCGAAGGACTTTCTCAGTAACATGTTTACGCCAAATGAATTAGAAGAATTGGCGCTCAGGTTACAGATTCTAAAATCTCTAAAAGCAGGTGTCCCACAGAGAGAAATAGTAAAAAATCTTAATGTGAGTATAGGGACGGTCAGTCGAGGATCTAGAGAAGTGAAGTACGGAAAATCCAAATTTATACAACAACTCTAA
- a CDS encoding ATP-binding protein: protein MDQIKRQITKAIEERLFKEKAIVLYGPRRAGKTTLCKHILAKHASSKYFLCDNPDVKEALTDKTATELRNFIGNTNLVVLDEAQNILNIGTTLKLLVDTYPELQIIATGSSSFDLANHLVEPLTGRKYEFELFPLSYQEIVAHNGELEAKRNLERMMIYGLYPDIYLSPQESAQELIEEIKSSYLFKDILTYNEVKNSDALTKLLQMLALQIGSEVSYSELSRSIGIDIKTVKRYIDLLEKIFVIKILPALSRNMRTEISKSRKIYFYDLGIRNALIRNFNPLEIRNDAGGLFENFCVMEMLKNISNARKFANFYFWRTWQQQEVDFIVEADGQMHAYEFKLNKIHTSMPKSFHDLYPKASWKTIHRGNINELLISRL from the coding sequence ATGGACCAAATCAAAAGACAAATAACGAAAGCGATTGAAGAACGACTTTTCAAGGAAAAGGCGATTGTGCTTTATGGACCGCGCCGCGCAGGAAAAACAACCCTCTGTAAACATATTCTCGCTAAACATGCTTCGAGCAAGTACTTTCTTTGCGATAATCCGGATGTCAAAGAGGCTCTCACGGACAAGACCGCTACAGAATTGAGAAATTTCATAGGAAATACGAATCTGGTAGTTCTTGATGAAGCGCAAAATATCCTAAATATAGGTACGACACTTAAGCTACTGGTGGACACCTACCCCGAACTCCAGATTATTGCAACGGGCTCATCAAGTTTTGACCTTGCAAATCACTTAGTGGAACCGCTTACGGGCAGGAAATATGAATTTGAATTATTCCCGCTGTCTTATCAAGAGATAGTTGCTCACAACGGTGAGCTTGAAGCGAAGCGAAACTTAGAACGAATGATGATCTACGGACTTTATCCGGATATTTACTTAAGTCCACAGGAATCGGCGCAAGAATTGATCGAAGAGATTAAATCCTCGTATTTGTTCAAAGATATTCTCACTTACAATGAAGTGAAAAACTCAGATGCACTAACGAAACTCCTGCAGATGCTCGCTTTGCAAATAGGAAGTGAGGTTTCATATTCCGAACTCTCGCGAAGCATCGGGATAGATATCAAAACAGTGAAAAGATATATAGATCTCCTTGAAAAAATCTTTGTAATCAAAATCTTACCAGCATTGAGTAGAAATATGCGTACAGAGATATCCAAATCCAGAAAGATATATTTTTATGACCTTGGTATCAGAAACGCTCTAATCAGAAATTTTAACCCACTTGAGATCAGAAATGATGCCGGTGGTCTTTTTGAAAACTTTTGTGTGATGGAAATGCTGAAAAACATTTCCAATGCACGTAAATTTGCCAATTTTTACTTCTGGAGAACATGGCAGCAACAGGAAGTGGATTTTATCGTTGAAGCTGATGGACAAATGCACGCCTACGAATTCAAATTAAACAAAATTCACACAAGCATGCCAAAAAGCTTTCACGATCTTTATCCAAAAGCGTCATGGAAAACCATACATCGAGGAAATATTAATGAGTTACTTATAAGTAGACTGTAA
- a CDS encoding radical SAM protein, whose amino-acid sequence MNKLPIIQETERAKVLLMVNDKPSCNIACTHCFLPYKGVMLPEDVLKIVKELKTKYRIIIAGSETLTNLGYLEAYKEAGQSYILSNGLILFRNPEVFDKLEENGIKEVRMSLHFGIQDELQSMPERIVRGAVKEAKERGFRVQIAVTITPENYESIDAMCKSVNEMGADEIKFLKYTKSGSAKYEVRRNLTDEERLKVIEAFEKARQKYDKDELSVQIHGNFGPRQGKGQELANENKYCPAGTNFFVIAPDKKVYGCNFLMEEQIGELTDDFKIKITRNLRDGERNRCLTDDL is encoded by the coding sequence ATGAATAAATTACCAATAATCCAAGAAACTGAGAGGGCAAAGGTGCTCTTAATGGTAAATGACAAACCGAGTTGTAATATTGCATGTACTCACTGCTTTCTTCCATATAAAGGAGTTATGTTACCTGAAGATGTTTTAAAAATCGTGAAAGAGCTGAAAACTAAATATAGAATAATCATAGCTGGTAGCGAAACTCTAACAAATCTAGGGTATTTGGAAGCGTACAAAGAGGCTGGGCAAAGCTATATCTTAAGCAATGGATTGATTTTGTTTAGAAATCCAGAAGTTTTTGACAAGCTTGAAGAAAACGGAATAAAAGAAGTAAGGATGAGTTTACACTTTGGTATTCAAGATGAGTTGCAAAGTATGCCTGAGCGAATCGTGAGGGGAGCTGTGAAAGAGGCGAAAGAGAGGGGTTTTAGGGTTCAAATCGCAGTGACTATCACGCCAGAGAATTATGAATCAATTGATGCTATGTGTAAGAGTGTCAATGAAATGGGCGCTGATGAGATAAAATTCTTGAAATACACGAAATCAGGTAGTGCAAAATATGAGGTGAGAAGAAATTTAACAGATGAAGAGCGTCTAAAAGTTATTGAAGCCTTTGAAAAGGCTCGTCAGAAATATGACAAAGATGAATTGTCAGTTCAAATACACGGTAATTTTGGTCCTCGGCAAGGCAAAGGGCAAGAACTTGCAAATGAGAATAAGTACTGTCCTGCTGGTACAAACTTTTTTGTAATAGCTCCAGACAAAAAAGTGTATGGCTGTAACTTTTTAATGGAGGAACAGATAGGCGAATTAACAGATGATTTCAAAATCAAGATCACTAGAAATCTTCGTGATGGCGAAAGGAACAGGTGTTTGACAGATGATTTGTAG